The nucleotide window TCCCGTCTATCACCACAAGGATGTCCGCCGGGTGATCAGCAACGGTGTGCAGTGGGCACGACCGGCGGTGGAGCGTAGTCTGCCGACACTGCGCCGGCACGAGACCGGACAGTTCTTCGAAGGTCGCGAGTATCAGAGCCCGTGGCAGAACAAGGCGTGAACGCGCGACAGGAGAGGTCAGTGATCAAGGACGGTGCGCCGATCAAGATCATCCAGCTCGGCGCCGGCTCGATGGGACGTGCCTGGCTCGGCACGATCGGCGCCAACCCCGACGTCGAGTTGGTGGGGCTGGTCGATCTCGATGTTGATCTTGCTCGGCGGTCCGCCGCGGAGACCGGCCACGGCGAGGTCCCGGTAGCCACCGAGCTGGCCGGGCTGGAGGTCGACGCCGATGCGGTGATCAACGTGACCATTCCGCAGGCGCACGCGGGCACGACGCAGGACGCCCTGTTCGCCGGGCTGCCGGTGTTGTGCGAGAAGCCGATCGCGCCCGACGTGGCCACCGGACTGGCCATGGCGGCCGCAGCCGAGGCGTCCGGCGCGCTGCTGATGATCAGCCAGTCCCGGCGCTACTTCAACGGCTTCCAGCAGTTCCGCTCAGTAGTCGGTGATCTTGGCGCCGTCGGAACGGTGACCTGCGAATTCTTCAAGGCACCCCACTTCGGCGGCTTTCGCGACGCGATGGAGCATCCACTGCTGGTGGACATGGCGATCCACACCTTCGACGCCGTCCGGGCACTGCTGGGCAGCAACCCGGTCAGCGTCTACTGCGACGCCTACAACCCCAGCTGGAGTTGGTACGCCGGTGACGCGGCCGCGAACGCATCCTTCACCTTCGCCGAGGGTGTCCGGTTCGGTTATCACGGCAGCTGGTGCGCGCCCGGTCAGGAAACCTCCTGGAACGGCAGCTGGCGGGTCAGCGCCGAACGCGGCACCGCCTGTTGGGACGGTGATCATGAACCGACGGCCGAACGTGTCGACGGTTCGATCAAGGTTCCGGCGTCGGATCAGGCCCCCGAGCAGATCAGTGGTTCGCTGGCTGAGTTCGTTGATCATCTGCGTCGCGAGACCATCCCGGCGACCGAAGCCGCGTCCAATGTGGTCAGCTTGGCCATGGTGGAGGCCGCCGTCCGGTCGGCAGAAGAACACCGACCGGTACAGATCGCCGACGTTCTCACGCAGGCGTACGATCTCGCAGTTTCCACTGACCATGATCAGCGAGTGCTGGCGGTACTCAAGTCCTGGAGCGTGCTGCACAAGGTCGGACTGGCGTCCTGAGAAACCGAACAGGCTCAGGATTCCGAAGGGTCCTGAGCCCGTCGAAGGACCGGAAGCCCGGCCCGCGTACCAAGATCGATCAGAGAGCGGTGATCGCGTCGTTCAACGTCGTGGACGGGCGCATCACGGCCGCAGCAAGATCATCATCCGGCCGGTAGTAGCCGCCGATGTCGACGGGGGCGCCCTGCACTGAGTTCAGCTCGCCGACAATCGCATCCTCGTTGCCGGCAAGGGATTCGGCCAGCGGCTTGAACGCCGCCGCCAATTCGGCGTCGTCGGATTGAGTGGCCAGTTCCTGAGCCCAGTAGAGCGCCAGGTAGAAGTGCGAGCCGCGGTTGTCGATGCCACCCAGCCGCCGGGTCGGCGACTTGTCCTCGTTGAGGAAGGTGCCGGTGGCCCGGTCCAGCGTGTCGGCCAGAACCTGCGCCCGAGCGTTGCCGGTGGCGCCGGCCAGATGCTCGAAGCTTGCTGCCAGTGCGAAGAACTCGCCCAGGCTGTCCCAGCGCAGGTAGTTCTCCTTGATCAACTGCTGCACGTGTTTGGGCGCCGAACCGCCGGCACCGGTCTCGAACAGACCGCCGCCGGCCATCAGCGGCACCACGGACAGCATCTTCGCCGAGGTGCCCAGCTCCAGGATCGGGAACAAGTCGGTGTTGTAGTCACGCAGTACGTTGCCGGTCACCGAGATGGTGTCCTCGCCGCGCCGGATCCGCTCCAGTGAGTAGGCGCAGGCGTCCGCCGGCGTCATGATCTTGAGCTCCAGCCCGTCGGTGTCGTGCTCGGGCAGGTACGTGTTGATCTTGGCGATCAGGTTGGCGTCGTGGGCGCGGGCCTCGTCCAGCCAGAACACCGCCGGCGAACCGGTGGCGCGGGCGCGGGTCACCGCAAGCTTGACCCAGTCGCGGATCGGGGCGTCCTTGGTCTGGCAGGCACGCCAGATGTCACCGGTCTCGACCTGGTGGCTGAACAGTTCCTCGCCGGCGGAGTTGATCACCCGAATGGTGCCGTCGGAAGGTGCGGTGAACGTCTTGTCGTGGGAGCCGTACTCCTCGGCCTTCTGGGCCATCAGACCGACGTTCGGCACCGAGCCCATGGCGGCCGGATCGTAAGCCCCATGGGCCTTGCAGTCCTCGATCACGGTCTGGTAGACGCGGGCGTAGCTGGAGTCGGGGATCACCGCGAGAGTGTCGGCTTCCTCACCGTCGGGTCCCCACATGTGGCCGCCGATCCTGATCATGGCAGGCATCGACGCGTCCACGATCACATCGGACGGCACGTGCAGGTTGGTGATGCCGCGATCGGAGTCGACCATGGCCAGCTTGGGCCCGGCCGCGAGCCCGTCGGTCACGGCCTGCTTAATCGCCGCACCGTCGGGCAGGGAGTCGACGCTGTTGAGCAGGGAGCCGAGTCCGTCCCGAGGTGAGATGCCTGCGGCGGCGAGCTCGTCCCCGTACTGGGCGAACAGCTCCGGGAAGAACGCCTGCACCACATGGCCGAAGATGATCGGGTCGGAGACCTTCATCATGGTCGCCTTCAGATGCACCGAGAACAGCACGCCCTCGGCCTTCGCCCGTTCGATCTGCTCGGTCAGGAATCCGCGCAGCGCCGCGACATTCATGAAGGTGCCGTCCACGACCTCACCGGCCAGCACCGGCAGCGACTCCTTCAGCACCGTGACGGTGCCGTCGGCGGCGACGTGTTCGATCTTGAGCGTGTCGTCGGATTCGATGACCACCGACTTCTCGTTGGAGAAGAAGTCGTCGTGGCCCATGGTCGCGACCTCGGTCTTGGAGTCCGCACTCCAGGCACCCATCCGATGCGGGTGCGCCTTGGCGTAGTTCTTCACCGATGCGGGCGCCCGACGATCGGAGTTGCCCTGCCGCAGCACCGGATTCACCGCCGAACCGAGCACCTTGTCGTACTGGGCCCGATCATGCTTCTGCTGCTCGGTCTGGGGTGACTCGGGGTAGTCCGGCAGGTCGTAGCCCTTCGCCTGCAGTTCCTTGATCGCGGCCTTCAGCTGCGGGATCGAGGCGGAGATGTTGGGCAGCTTGATGATGTTGGCTGACGCCTGCTCGGCCAGCTCGCCCAGCTCCGCCAGCGCGTCCGGCTGCCGCTGCTCATCGGTGAGCCGATCAGGGAAGTGAGCGATGATCCGGCCGGACAGCGAGATGTCCCGGGTCTCGACGTCCACCCCGGCCTTGGCTGCGTACGCCCTGATGATCGGCAGGAACGAGTACGTCGCCAGCAGCGGCGCCTCGTCGGTGTGGGTGTAGATGATCTTGGCCATGGTTCGCCTGACTCCTGAGCTGTCGGATCGGTGATTCCTTGACGTCAAGATACCTGACCGGTGCCGATGACGCAGATCCCACCGGAGCACCTGATCCTGGGCCGTCACAGCCGAGGCCCTCGCGAACAAAATCACCCGCGCATCGCTTGGATCCGGCTCGCCGCGGCCGCTCAGAAAGAATTCGCGGGTGATTGTGTTCGCGAACCTCGAGGCGGCAGGTGAGGCAGCGCGGGGATCGGCGGTCGAGCGTCGGCGCGAGCGCGCATTCGTGGCCGTACGGGGGCATCGTCTAGGTTGGACCCTCGGTCAGGACTATCCGCCGGAAGGGGCCGCAATCAGCATGGCTGAGTTCATTTTCCAGCTGCAGAACGTACGCAAGGCGTTGGGGGAGAAGGTCATCCTCGACAACGTCACGCTGGATTTCCTGCCTGGCGCGAAGATCGGCGTCGTCGGCCCGAACGGCATGGGCAAGTCGACCCTGCTGAAGCTGATGGCCGGCATCGAGCAGCCCAACAACGGCGAGGCCCGGCTGGCCAAGGATTCGACCGTCGGCATCCTGCTGCAGGAGCCGCCGCTGACCGAGGGCAAGACCGTGCTGGAGAACGTCGAGGAAGCGGTCGCGGAGACCAAGCAGATGCTGGCCCGCTTCAACGAGATCTCCGAGGAGTTGGCCGACCCGGACGCCGACTACGACGCGCTGCTGGCCGAGATGGGTGACCTGCAGACCGACCTTGATCATCGGCAGGCCTGGGAGATCGATTCCCAACTGGAGCAGGCGATGGACGCGCTGCGCTGCCCGCCGGGCGATGCAGTTGTCGACGTGCTCTCCGGAGGTGAACGCCGCCGGGTCGCCCTCTGCAAGCTGCTGCTGCAGCAGCCCGACCTGCTGCTGCTGGACGAGCCGACCAACCACCTGGATGCGGAGTCCGTCTACTGGCTGCAGGGCCATCTGAAGAACTATCCCGGTGCCGTGCTGGCCGTCACCCACGACCGGTACTTCCTCGATCAGGTTGCCGAGTGGATTCTCGAACTGGACCGCGGCCGGACCTATCCCTACCAGGGCAACTACTCCACCTACCTGGAGACCAAGCGATCCCGGCTGCAGTTGGAGGGACGCAAGGACGCCAAACGGGCCAAGATCCTGGAGAAAGAGTTGGAGTGGGTGCGCTCCAACCCGAAGGCACGGCAGGCCAAGAACCGGGCCCGGTTGGCACGGTACGAGGAGATGGCCGCCGAGGCGGAGCGGACCAAGAAGCTGGACTTCGAGGAGATCAACATCCCGCCGGGTCCGCGGCTGGGCAACCAGGTGCTGGACGCGGAAGACCTGCACAAGGCGTTCGAGGATCGCGAGCTCTTCAACGGGCTCAACTTCTCGCTGCCGCGGGCCGGCATCGTCGGCATCGTCGGCCCGAA belongs to Microlunatus elymi and includes:
- a CDS encoding Gfo/Idh/MocA family protein; this encodes MIKDGAPIKIIQLGAGSMGRAWLGTIGANPDVELVGLVDLDVDLARRSAAETGHGEVPVATELAGLEVDADAVINVTIPQAHAGTTQDALFAGLPVLCEKPIAPDVATGLAMAAAAEASGALLMISQSRRYFNGFQQFRSVVGDLGAVGTVTCEFFKAPHFGGFRDAMEHPLLVDMAIHTFDAVRALLGSNPVSVYCDAYNPSWSWYAGDAAANASFTFAEGVRFGYHGSWCAPGQETSWNGSWRVSAERGTACWDGDHEPTAERVDGSIKVPASDQAPEQISGSLAEFVDHLRRETIPATEAASNVVSLAMVEAAVRSAEEHRPVQIADVLTQAYDLAVSTDHDQRVLAVLKSWSVLHKVGLAS
- a CDS encoding NADP-dependent isocitrate dehydrogenase, coding for MAKIIYTHTDEAPLLATYSFLPIIRAYAAKAGVDVETRDISLSGRIIAHFPDRLTDEQRQPDALAELGELAEQASANIIKLPNISASIPQLKAAIKELQAKGYDLPDYPESPQTEQQKHDRAQYDKVLGSAVNPVLRQGNSDRRAPASVKNYAKAHPHRMGAWSADSKTEVATMGHDDFFSNEKSVVIESDDTLKIEHVAADGTVTVLKESLPVLAGEVVDGTFMNVAALRGFLTEQIERAKAEGVLFSVHLKATMMKVSDPIIFGHVVQAFFPELFAQYGDELAAAGISPRDGLGSLLNSVDSLPDGAAIKQAVTDGLAAGPKLAMVDSDRGITNLHVPSDVIVDASMPAMIRIGGHMWGPDGEEADTLAVIPDSSYARVYQTVIEDCKAHGAYDPAAMGSVPNVGLMAQKAEEYGSHDKTFTAPSDGTIRVINSAGEELFSHQVETGDIWRACQTKDAPIRDWVKLAVTRARATGSPAVFWLDEARAHDANLIAKINTYLPEHDTDGLELKIMTPADACAYSLERIRRGEDTISVTGNVLRDYNTDLFPILELGTSAKMLSVVPLMAGGGLFETGAGGSAPKHVQQLIKENYLRWDSLGEFFALAASFEHLAGATGNARAQVLADTLDRATGTFLNEDKSPTRRLGGIDNRGSHFYLALYWAQELATQSDDAELAAAFKPLAESLAGNEDAIVGELNSVQGAPVDIGGYYRPDDDLAAAVMRPSTTLNDAITAL
- the ettA gene encoding energy-dependent translational throttle protein EttA, with the translated sequence MAEFIFQLQNVRKALGEKVILDNVTLDFLPGAKIGVVGPNGMGKSTLLKLMAGIEQPNNGEARLAKDSTVGILLQEPPLTEGKTVLENVEEAVAETKQMLARFNEISEELADPDADYDALLAEMGDLQTDLDHRQAWEIDSQLEQAMDALRCPPGDAVVDVLSGGERRRVALCKLLLQQPDLLLLDEPTNHLDAESVYWLQGHLKNYPGAVLAVTHDRYFLDQVAEWILELDRGRTYPYQGNYSTYLETKRSRLQLEGRKDAKRAKILEKELEWVRSNPKARQAKNRARLARYEEMAAEAERTKKLDFEEINIPPGPRLGNQVLDAEDLHKAFEDRELFNGLNFSLPRAGIVGIVGPNGVGKSTLFRMIVGEETPDSGALKLGSTVSVSYVDQSRSGLDPKKNVWEVVSDGLDYIKVANFEMPSRAYVASFGFKGPDQQKPSGVLSGGERNRLNLALTLKMGGNLLLLDEPTNDLDVETLQSLEDALLEFPGCAVVVSHDRWFLDRVATHILAWEGTDEDPAQWYWFEGNFEDYEANKIERLGAEAARPHRTTHRRLTRD